The stretch of DNA CCGTGACTCGTGACTCGTGACTGGCGTGATGACACGGGTTTGCGGGTCGCCGTTCACCAGTCACGACTTACGAGTTACGAGTCACGAGTCACGAGTCACGGTATGGTAGTCGGAATCTGCAAGCTCGATCTCATGATCCCCGGTTGCCGCTCCCTGAAGGAGAAGAGGCGGGCCCTGCGCAGGATCAAGGACCGCACGCGCAGCGAGTTTCGCATCCCGGTCGCCGAGGTGGGTCACGGCGACCTCTGGC from Pseudomonadota bacterium encodes:
- a CDS encoding DUF503 domain-containing protein: MVVGICKLDLMIPGCRSLKEKRRALRRIKDRTRSEFRIPVAEVGHGDLWQRAELGFAAVGNDRRVIEGLIAKMQDFIEGLGVAQIIDQHTELINI